From Solanum lycopersicum chromosome 8, SLM_r2.1, the proteins below share one genomic window:
- the LOC101265051 gene encoding ubiquitin-conjugating enzyme E2 10 → MASKRILKELKDLQKDPPTSCSAGPVGEDMFHWQATIMGPPDSPYAGGLFLITIHFPPDYPFKPPKVAFRTKVFHPNINSNGSICLDILKEQWSPALTISKVLLSICSLLTDPNPDDPLVPEIAHMYKTDRNKYETTARSWTQKYAMG, encoded by the exons ATGGCGTCCAAGCGGATTCTGAAAGAGCTCAAGGATCTGCAGAAAGATCCTCCTACTTCTTGCAGTGCTG GTCCAGTTGGCGAAGATATGTTTCACTGGCAAGCAACAATCATGGGTCCACCTGACAGTCCCTATGCCGGTGGACTGTTTCTCATTACCATTCATTTTCCACCTGATTATCCATTTAAGCCACCCAAG GTTGCTTTTAGGACAAAGGTTTTCCACCCGAACATCAACAGCAATGGTAGCATTTGCCTTGACATTCTGAAGGAGCAGTGGAGCCCAGCTCTTACAATCTCCAAG GTGTTGCTGTCCATCTGTTCTCTGCTAACAGACCCTAATCCTGATGACCCTTTGGTGCCGGAGATTGCTCATATGTACAAGACTGATCGAAACAAGTATGAAACAACTGCTCGAAGCTGGACCCAAAAGTACGCCATGGGTTAG